Proteins encoded together in one Falco biarmicus isolate bFalBia1 chromosome 4, bFalBia1.pri, whole genome shotgun sequence window:
- the LDAF1 gene encoding lipid droplet assembly factor 1: protein MSKEMQELQKQWHSVVQSIHSNSNVVAFMNSRVGQYLDDHPFVALSLLVFIALSAIPVAFFLIFVVTTAVMACIGVIVMEGIVIATGGIALLCVLCGLGALSLGVSGVLSVCYVVLSTLVNYWYASRGQIRKQEVNGSLPQKSPSVLDLSANNGKNE, encoded by the exons ATGtctaaagaaatgcaagaactGCAGAAGCAATGGCACTCCGTGGTGCAGTCCATCCACAGCAACTCAAAT GTTGTTGCATTTATGAATTCTCGTGTTGGCCAATATTTAGATGACCATCCTTTTGTTGCCTTATCACTCCTGGTGTTTATTGCACTGTCTGCTATTCCCGTtgcatttttcctgatttttgttGTTACAACAGCTGTAATGGCCTGTATCGGTGTCATAGTCATGGAAG gTATTGTAATAGCCACAGGTGGCATAGCTCTCCTTTGCGTTCTGTGTGGCCTGGGTGCACTTTCACTGGGCGTTTCTGGAGTACTGAGTGTTTGTTATGTCGTCCTTTCGACTCTGGTCAACTACTGGTATGCGTCAAG GGGTCAGATAAGGAAGCAAGAAGTTAATGGAAGTTTGCCACAGAAGAGTCCTTCTGTCTTGGATCTTTCTGCCAATAATGGAAAGAATGAATAA